A part of Nitrososphaerales archaeon genomic DNA contains:
- a CDS encoding helix-turn-helix domain-containing protein yields MYGISDRTLRRWTKLYKSEGPLVLQPKKTGPKHTKHSIPYSVEERILKLKQKHPS; encoded by the coding sequence ATGTATGGAATATCTGACAGAACACTCAGGCGATGGACGAAGCTATACAAATCCGAAGGACCGCTAGTACTGCAGCCAAAGAAGACAGGGCCAAAACATACGAAACATTCCATCCCATATTCAGTGGAAGAGAGGATACTGAAACTCAAGCAGAAGCATCCATCGTGA
- a CDS encoding ATP-binding cassette domain-containing protein, whose product MILDEKELEKYYKQLQKTETKGLSEKELKIVGLAGKHDRKVYMLSGGEKRRVAIARAFVQKPSLLLADEIVSALDFVKAREIMDMIHGVKQKMGITMVMVHHDLEIALDYADIIAVMKEGVKVAELKPTELDKASVTKLFNGYEA is encoded by the coding sequence ATGATTCTAGACGAAAAGGAACTTGAAAAGTACTACAAACAACTCCAAAAAACTGAAACAAAGGGATTGAGCGAAAAAGAATTGAAAATTGTTGGGCTTGCGGGCAAGCATGATAGGAAGGTGTACATGCTCAGCGGCGGAGAGAAGAGACGGGTTGCAATTGCAAGGGCATTTGTTCAGAAACCGTCTTTGTTGCTTGCAGATGAAATTGTCTCGGCACTTGACTTTGTAAAGGCAAGAGAGATAATGGATATGATTCACGGTGTGAAGCAGAAGATGGGAATAACCATGGTGATGGTTCATCACGATTTGGAGATAGCATTGGATTATGCAGATATCATTGCAGTTATGAAAGAAGGCGTCAAGGTCGCAGAGTTAAAGCCCACTGAACTCGACAAGGCTTCTGTAACCAAACTTTTCAACGGATATGAAGCCTAA
- a CDS encoding DUF2283 domain-containing protein — protein MAKHALGRARERGIAKSEIVHAITEPDDIVDVKYDRKASFKHLECNYLVVIYETRKGEIVVVKSIRVDKKRLQSMVSLEFDPDVNALHLRFKKARTASSEPLVDNIVVDLGSKYDVIGIELLLPRSIPAELKGTIRSITKK, from the coding sequence ATTGCAAAACATGCTCTTGGAAGAGCTAGAGAAAGAGGCATTGCTAAAAGTGAAATAGTTCATGCTATAACAGAACCAGACGACATTGTAGATGTGAAGTATGATAGAAAAGCGAGCTTTAAACATCTAGAATGTAACTATCTCGTAGTTATTTATGAAACTAGGAAAGGTGAAATAGTGGTTGTAAAATCAATTAGAGTAGATAAAAAGCGGCTACAGAGTATGGTTTCACTAGAATTTGATCCAGATGTTAATGCCTTACATCTGCGTTTCAAAAAAGCAAGGACAGCAAGTTCTGAACCATTGGTAGACAACATCGTAGTAGATCTGGGTTCTAAGTATGATGTGATAGGCATAGAACTCCTTCTTCCACGATCTATTCCTGCTGAATTAAAAGGCACCATTAGATCTATAACGAAGAAATAA